ATAAATATTAGAGACCAAGGAAATAGACCTACTTGCAGCGCTTTTGCAGGAACAAGAGCAATAGAGATTGCCCTCGCCCAAAAGGGAGCTAAGACCAATCTATCTGAGCAATATATATACTGGGCCTCGAAACCTTATTGCCAAACAAGCCCCTGTAATAAGAAAGGCAGCTGGATAAGCTATGCCTATGATGACAGTATTAATTCAAAAGAAATGAATATCCCTTCTGAGAAAGACTGCCCTTATGTGAGTACTCCAATTGCAGGAAATGAAACACAGATCCCCTTTAAGCAATCATGTTCTCAGGGAATTGTTAAAGTTAATTCCTACAAGAAAATAAATTCAACGAAAGAGATCTTTGAAACTTTAAATAACAATATTCCAATTGTTGCTGGTTTTAAACTCTCTCCAAATTTTTACAAAACTAATGGAATCATATCTTACAAAGATTCTTTAGTTAATGGTAGAATGGATGAGCATGCAAATGGACACGCACTATTAATTGTTGGGTATATGAGAGTTCCAAAGAATATTAGAGAAGAAGGTAATGATTGCTTCATAGTAGCAAATAGCTGGTCCGAAGGTTGGGCGACGGGTGGTTACGGTTGTGTTACACAAAAGTGGCTCAATAACTACAAAGTCCCTAACCCATTTTTAGCGATTACAAGTATCAAGGAGTGATAGCATGGCATTTTCGCCTCAAAACTTTGCAGGATTAATCAAAGTTGCAGTACAACATAAAGCAAGTGACGTTCATCTCAGAACTGGTGAATCTCCCGGACTGAGAATCAATGGCGACCTAGTCCCTGTACAATCAAAACCATTTAGCTATGAAGACATATCTGATATTATAAGAATTCTACTTCCAAGCAAGCAAAGTGACCTAAATATTGATGAAATTGATGAACTTGACGGCGGTGTTGAGATCAAAAACCTTTGTCGTTTAAGATACAATATATTTAGATATAACAGTCAACTTGGAATTGTTCTAAGAATTGTAAAGTTATCTGTTCCTTCAATAGATGACTTGAATCTTCCTTCAGTAATTAAAACTATAAGCTCAAATAGAAGAGGTTTAGTTTTAGTAACAGGTGCAACAGGATCGGGTAAGAGTACAACTCTAGCAGCAATGATTAACGAGATTAATGCACAAAGACCTTGTCATATAATTACTCTAGAAGACCCTATCGAATACGTACATCAAAGTAATAAAGCGAGAATTTCTCAAAGACAAATTGGTAAAGATACTGAGAATTTTTCAACTGGCCTTAGAGGAGCTCTAAGACAGGACCCAGACATCATTCTAATTGGTGAAATGAGAGACCCTGAAACTATTGCCATTGCTCTAAAGGCAGCGGAAACAGGTCACCTTGTTTTATCAACAGTACATACAACTAATGCTACGACGACAATTGGAAGAATCATCTCGATGTTTCCACCAGAAGAACAACCTGAAATCAGAAAACGTCTCGCGGAGAACTTGAGAGCAACAATCTCTCAAAGAATGCTTAGGGCCGATACGGAATCAAAAGTTGCAATTGCTCAAGAAATCATGATTTCAACTCCAGGTATTAGAGAATGTATTCGTGGAGAAGAGCCGTTGAGTAGAATGTTAAGTATTATTAAAGAAGGTAAAGGGAAAAGTGGAAATGAGTCTCAGAGCTTTGATCAACATATTATGGATCTTTATAACGATAGGATTATTACTAAAGAACAGGCGCTTGCTTCAGTAGAGTCGGAGTCAGACTT
The DNA window shown above is from Halobacteriovorax sp. HLS and carries:
- a CDS encoding C1 family peptidase; translated protein: MKKIFILHLLLTSAYIHSATQSEIIISNLWKNIGHQLPANITKKPIVKKPAKKETKVQEDQKTSQKLSPGQLKIEQMKKANRDRLQKMNQKNKETNTSKSDSKGSIYQQAQEGLAQMKRMNKQTLSSWKEQERQTLEQWKKKRQEFLSRVKIYKNNTFELESTSQSFALKKWETDLAQAPASEYFIVKDALEINIRDQGNRPTCSAFAGTRAIEIALAQKGAKTNLSEQYIYWASKPYCQTSPCNKKGSWISYAYDDSINSKEMNIPSEKDCPYVSTPIAGNETQIPFKQSCSQGIVKVNSYKKINSTKEIFETLNNNIPIVAGFKLSPNFYKTNGIISYKDSLVNGRMDEHANGHALLIVGYMRVPKNIREEGNDCFIVANSWSEGWATGGYGCVTQKWLNNYKVPNPFLAITSIKE
- a CDS encoding type IV pilus twitching motility protein PilT; this translates as MAFSPQNFAGLIKVAVQHKASDVHLRTGESPGLRINGDLVPVQSKPFSYEDISDIIRILLPSKQSDLNIDEIDELDGGVEIKNLCRLRYNIFRYNSQLGIVLRIVKLSVPSIDDLNLPSVIKTISSNRRGLVLVTGATGSGKSTTLAAMINEINAQRPCHIITLEDPIEYVHQSNKARISQRQIGKDTENFSTGLRGALRQDPDIILIGEMRDPETIAIALKAAETGHLVLSTVHTTNATTTIGRIISMFPPEEQPEIRKRLAENLRATISQRMLRADTESKVAIAQEIMISTPGIRECIRGEEPLSRMLSIIKEGKGKSGNESQSFDQHIMDLYNDRIITKEQALASVESESDFLQQLDFE